TGCGCGCAAGGCAATCGGCCTCGGCCATCAGGTGACGGCGCTGGTGCGCCAGGACAGCTCGGCGGCCGCCGGCGCGCTGGTACGTCTCGGTGTGCAACTGCATGTTGGCGATCTGCGTGAGCCGCAGTCTTTTGCGTCGACTGTCGGTGCCGCCGATGGCGTGGTGCACACCGCGTCGACCAACGATGCGTCCGCCGCTGCTGCCGACGAAGCCGCGGTCGTCGCGATGCTCGCGTATTTGCGTCCGGGTGCGGCGTTTGTCTACACGTCGGGCACCTGGGTCTACGGCAATACGGGAGGCGAGCCCGTGACCGAAGCGTCGGCACTGAACCCGACGCCGCTCGTCGCGTGGCGGCCGGCTGTCGAGCAACGTGTGCTGGCGCTCGCAGCGAGCCGCTCGATTGCCGCCGTGATTCTCAGGCCGGCGATGGTGCACGGCTACGGCGGCGGCGTATTCGGCATGCTGGCCGGCATGGCCCATCAGGCAGGCAGTGTGCGGATCGTCGGTGATGGTCGCAATCATTGGCCTGCCGTTCACGTCGATGATCTCGCGACGGCTTACCTGAGCGCGGTGGAGCAGGCGGCAAGCGGGGGCGATCGAGTCGCGGGCCAGATCTTCAACGTGGTCGCGGAAGAGGCCGTTGCGCTTGCCGAAATAGGTGAAGCGATTCGGGCATCGGTCGGCGTCGACCGTGTCGATCCGTGGCCGCTCGACGATGCCCGTGAATCGCTTGGACCGTTCGCCGATGCACTGGCACTCGACCAGACAGTCAGCGGTCAGCACGCCCGGCGAGTGCTTGCGTGGCAACCTCACGGCCCTGGCCTGATTGCGGACCTCTCTGGACACACGAACGCTCAGCAAATCGACGGAGCATGACGATGGTGTTGAACGGCGTATCTCTCGAATCGATTCTCGCGATGATCCTGACGGTTCTGTTTGCGGTGGCGGGCGTGGTCAATCTCGCAGGACGCGGCGCGGTGAAGAGCGACTTTGCGCGCTGGGGTTATCCGGCGTGGTTTCGCTTGCTCTGTGGCGCGCTTGAGCTGCTCAGTGCGGTACTTCTTTTTGGACAACACACCAGGGTGTTTGGGCTGACGCTGGCCGGAGCGATTATGGTCGGTGTGCTTTTTACGCTGTTGCGGAACCGGGAGTCGTTCAAGCATCTTGCGCCGGCGGTGGTCTTTTCCGCTCTGATTGTGGTCACTTTTGCTGTTCGTGGTTGAGGCTTTCTTGCAGCCAGGCGAGTGAGCGCGGGACGCTAACAGGCCGCGTGGGCGATGCGCGCGCATCGCATCAGCGGCCAGGGGCACCGTGACGAACCGTTACGCCGCTTTGGCTGCGGTCACCGTGACTTCAACAAGCCATCCAGGCTCTACCAGCCCCACGACTTGCGAGCGGGTGCGAGTGGGCAAGTTCGGTTGTGCCTGCGAGCCGAAATAGTCGAGATAAACACTCGAAAAACCTTCGTAGTCCGGCCTGCCGTTGTTCGCGGGATCGGCGACAAAGATGGCCTGCACGACAACGACGTCGTCCAATGCATAGCCCTTGCTGCTGAGGGTTTTGCTGATCTGATCCAGTATGCTTTTCGTTTGGGTTCGTGTATCGCCGAAGTAGGCCACCGTGCGTGGATCGGCATCGACGTTCGACGGCAACGCGCCGACGCCGCTCAACACGATGTACTTTGCGCCTGCGGGGATTTCGATTGCTTCCGAAAATTCTCTCGCCCACGCTTCCGTCAAGGCGCCCGGGGTTGCATGTCGTACGATGGCATCGCTCATGTGGTTCTCCGTGTTTGATAGGGGGACGGCAGTCTGCGTG
This portion of the Paraburkholderia flava genome encodes:
- a CDS encoding DoxX family protein, giving the protein MTMVLNGVSLESILAMILTVLFAVAGVVNLAGRGAVKSDFARWGYPAWFRLLCGALELLSAVLLFGQHTRVFGLTLAGAIMVGVLFTLLRNRESFKHLAPAVVFSALIVVTFAVRG
- a CDS encoding NAD-dependent epimerase/dehydratase family protein, with amino-acid sequence MKLFMTGGTGFIGQAVARKAIGLGHQVTALVRQDSSAAAGALVRLGVQLHVGDLREPQSFASTVGAADGVVHTASTNDASAAAADEAAVVAMLAYLRPGAAFVYTSGTWVYGNTGGEPVTEASALNPTPLVAWRPAVEQRVLALAASRSIAAVILRPAMVHGYGGGVFGMLAGMAHQAGSVRIVGDGRNHWPAVHVDDLATAYLSAVEQAASGGDRVAGQIFNVVAEEAVALAEIGEAIRASVGVDRVDPWPLDDARESLGPFADALALDQTVSGQHARRVLAWQPHGPGLIADLSGHTNAQQIDGA
- a CDS encoding Rid family hydrolase: MSDAIVRHATPGALTEAWAREFSEAIEIPAGAKYIVLSGVGALPSNVDADPRTVAYFGDTRTQTKSILDQISKTLSSKGYALDDVVVVQAIFVADPANNGRPDYEGFSSVYLDYFGSQAQPNLPTRTRSQVVGLVEPGWLVEVTVTAAKAA